The Candidatus Nezhaarchaeota archaeon genomic interval TCCTCCTTATCCCCACTTTCTTGCAATGCAATCACGCTGACCACCAATGTGAATAGGTTATACCGCTGTAAAAGCTTAAAGGCTATCCATTAAACTCTGTGATTCATCCTTTTTAAGATAAAACTTAACAGTATAAGTGTTTTAGAGAAATGGCTAGACGTGGGGATTTCTTAATGAAAAAATTTCCAGTCGAAATAGATGACCTGGTTAGACATCATTTTACCGTAATTGATTGGAAGATTCAATACGGAGTCCTCACGTACACAGTAGGTGATGAAAATACAAAACATAACTACCTAAACCTCTACTCTAAGCTCGCTGAGAAAGGTTATGTGCCCATCTTAAGATGGGAGGGTGATAAGAGGGTTCTTAGAGTAATAGTAAAGCCACCTCAACGTAAACACAAGCTCTTATGGAATATTTTATTGTTTTTAGTTACGATAACTACTGTAACCTTTGCCGGATACTTATTTACATCGAGTGGCCTGTATGAGGTTCTAGATCCATCTTTCCCCTTATACAGAAATTTACATCTTCTAGCATATGTGGCATCAATATTCTTCGTTCTTGGGGCTCATGAGCTAGGACACAAATTTGCATGTTTTTACCACAAGGTCAAGTCGACACCACCATACTTTATTCCAGGGCCACCTGAAATAGGCGGTTCATTGGGTGCAGTTATGATACAAGAGACTCCTATTCTTAATAGAGATCAACTCTTTGATTTAGGTCTATTCGGTCCTCTCTTAGGCTTCACTGCCTCAATTATAGTAACTTTATTAGGTCTCTCTCTATCATACGTAGTGCCCCATGATGTAGCTGCTACAATGCTAGAGCAAGGTCAAATAAGCGTGTTACCAACAGAGCCACTACTCTTTACACTTATAAGAGATAGCGTGGCACTTTATCTCAAAGTGCCAGCAGACCAAGGAATACTGCTGCACCCAATAGCATTTGCTGGGTGGGTTGGTATGCTAATAACCTTCCTAAACACCCTTCCAGTAGGGCAACTAGATGGAGGTCACGTAACGAGGGCCCTCTTTGGCAGTAGTAAACATGCAAAAATATCATTAGTAGCGGTGGTAATCATGCTGATAACAGGGTTTATAGTAATGGCAATGATATCCCTACTAATATTCTTCAGGGGGCATCCGGGTCCTCTTGATGACGTTTCTCCTCCATCTCGAAGTAGGAGGGTTACTTTCTTTTTGTTACCATTGATTTGTGGATTATGTTTTACATCAATAACTTTCAAGGTGTTGTAATGTGATCTCTTTGAAGTCCCAAGTGATAGAAGAGATGATTCGTTGTAAGGCCATAATATTCAATGATGTTAAGCTTAAAAGCGGAAGAACCTCTCCATACTTCTTCAATGTGGCTAAAATGTTTAATCCTCATAGCCTAAACGTCTTGGGGGAGGCTTACGCTAAGACTATAGCGGAGCTTGTAGACTTAAAAGAATTTGAAGGTCTCTTCGGCCCATCTTATAAAGGTATACCACTAGCTGTAACAACAAGCTTAAAGATAAAACAACTTTATGGTGAGGATAAGCCCATCGTATATAATAGGAAGGAACTTAAGGAGTATGGCGTTAAAGGAGATGAGCTATTCATAGGCTCTCTAGAAAAGGGCTCTAGGTTAATTATAGTAGATGACGTCTTAACGACTGGGTTAACGAAGCTTCAAGTGAAGGGTCTACTTGAAGACTTTGGCTTCAAGGTCATCGGGGTCGTAGTATTATTGGACAGAAATGAGCTTGAGGACGGAGTTCCAGCATCAGACATAATTAAGCAACATGGCCTACAATATAGGGCAATAGTCGATGCCGTAGAACTGTTTCAAGTAATTTGGTTGAGAAGGAGAGAGCTCAAAATAGGCGAAGTCATATTTGGTAAGTTAAAAGAATATTATAATAGCTACGGATCTAAGAAACTACTCTTTAGTGTAAAGAACTCCTAATGCTTTCAGCTTTTCATATATCTTATTAACAGCTCTTCTCACATCTTCCTCTTTCTTAGCTCCAGTGACAACCATCTTCCCTGAGCTAAATAACAATAACACAACGCCCTCATCCTCCATACGATATATAAGTCCTGGAAACTGTTCTGGCTCATACATAGCATTCTCAAGCAAGAAGGCTGCCTTCTCTAGATTTATTTCAGCATTAAGGTTTGCTGACGCCACAATGTTTTGTATCTGTATCTTTGGCTCACCAATTATAACTATTTTATGGGCCTTCAACTCCTGAATTATCTTCCTTACAGTCCTATATACATCCTTCTCTGATTTCCCTCCAGTACAAACCATCTTTCCTGAACTAAAAATCAAAGTCGCTGTCTTAGGCCTATCAAGCCTATAAACCAAACCAGGAAACTGATCAGGATTATACTCTGCTTTAAATACTGCTCCAGCAATAGCATTAAGATCTATGGTTTGATTGAGCGTTACCGAGGCCACGACATTCTCAATCTTATACTTAGGCTTAGTCAAAATAACCACCAGAGTTCTTTAGGTATAAGCAGAATAAAAAGTTTTTAAGGCTCCATACTTAAACATGCCCCTTAGCCTCAATCTTCACATCCTTTCTCTGCGGCCAAAGGATAATGATTATGATTAACGCTATTAGTAAAGCTACTACTATATATTTGTAAGGCAATAAGAACTTAGAAATTAATACTCCAATACGTGGAAGTATCACTCCAAATACACGACCTACTACTTGGTCTTCAGAGACAAGATTTAAATCGGGTACTGGATTATTATCTCCCTTAGTTCTAAAGAAGTATTTACCATCATTAATAGATATCTCTATCACCCTATGGATGATCAATTTGTCGCTCACCTTGTACACTATTATGTCACCAACACGAATATCGGATGGTTTAACGCCCACGACAAGCACCACATCGCCTTCATGAAATGTTGGAATCATGCTCCTGCCATCAACTATAGCTAACGGTACATTACTACCCGTAACTATTTTTATGCCTTCATTTAGGGCAAATATAGCTACGATAATTACAATGATTAGTACTAGCTCTCGCCTACGTTTCAATAACCCCCACCTACCGCTTAGTTTTAGTTTAAATTTCTTTATAGAATTATTGGTGGTTGTGGTGAAGGATGAGAGGCTAAGTAACTTGCTGTTTCTAAGAGAAAGACTATTACCCTCGTCACCTGAATCAATAATTACAAATGACGTAATACCTTTATTGGTCTCAATAAAGAAGGACTTAGAAGAGATAAAGGCTAGGCTAATAAACATTGAAGAAAAGCTCGGCTTGAGAGAGTAAGACTCCTATGGCGTTAATTAAACAGGAAGACGAGGTACGTGAAGGCTCAGAAATTCTACTACATTTAGATAAAAGACGCAATTACTTAGTTAGAGTTGAAAGAGAGCGCAAACTTCATACCCATAAGGGATACGTGAACCTTTCCTCCTTAATAGGCTTAAGGTATGGCTCTAAAATAAAATCAAGTATTGGAGTAGAGTTTGTCGTCCTCCAGCCCACGTTATGGGATTATGTACTAAAGGTAGCTAGGAGAACTCAAGTCATGTATCCAAAGGACATAGCCATCATGATCTTTAAACTAGGGTTAAGACCAGGAATGAAGGTTGTTGAAGCTGGCACTGGTAGTGGAGCCCTCACATGCGCATTAGCTTTCTTCGTGAAACCTGGGATAGTTTACAGCTATGAGATAAATCCATCATTTCAGGAAGTAGCAAGAAAAAATCTAGAGCGTGCAGGCCTGCTCGACTATGTATCTCTGAAGCTCAAGGATATAACTCAAGGTATAGATGAGGAAGACATAGATGCAGTGGTGCTAGACATGGCCACTCCATGGCTTGTAGTACCCCATGCATATAAGGCACTTAAGGGCGGAGGGCACTTCGCATGCTTCAGTCCAACAATAAATCAGGTAGAGAAAACGTTTACTGAGCTAAAGAGGCATGGCTTCATAGACATAAGAGTCTATGAACTATTATTAAGAGAGATAAAAGTTGAGGAGGGGGCTATAAGGCCAGAGATGCGCATGATCGGACATACAGGCTACATAATGTTTGCTCGAAAATCGCTCGGTAAAGAGGTAAACGAGTGAGGTCCCGGGACTGCTCTGCAGCAGCATAACAACTCGTGTCATCTTAAAGATACTGCATAGATGTAGCAATTAGATTTCTAAGCTCTTTAGCTTTGTCTATAGGACTAGAACTTTCACATATGGCTCTACCAACTATTATGTATGATGCCCCTGCTCTCAAAGCGTCAACGATACTCCCACCTTGAGCTATAACCCCCGGCGAGAATATGGGCCTATTGGCTGCTTCCTTCTTTAATTGAGCTATTATGTCAGGTTTTGTGGCACCCACTATAAATCCATCAGCATGCCACCTCAAGGATCTTCTAAGGAAAACTCTATATAGTTTATCGAAGATCATTAGCTCATCGTCATACATTATGACGTCAAAGAACTCTGAGGCCCCCCTATGACTCATATACACTACAGCCAAGATACCCTTACCCCTCTCTTTAGCTAAATGAAACACACCTTCTAAGCCCTCGGCCCATCCAGGTAGTGGCATTACCGTTATCGCGTCAAAGCCAGCTTCAAAATAAAGCTCAGCTTCAACCTCATTTGTGGAACCGATATCGCATAGCTTACAGTCAGCTATGATTGGAAGACCAAGCTCATGTGATAATTCCACAATAGCCTTTACTCGTTGCAAGCCGAAGGGTAGGATTAAGTGTTTATTTAACTTAACACAACAAACATAACTTGAGACATCGCGAAGAATCCTTTCAGCTCTATTCAACGCATCAGACCCTTTTATATCAAGGGCTAGGACTATCCTACTTTTATTTTGGATGGCAGCTCTTTCAACTGCAGATACGAAGTTCCCTTTCACCATTTTGCGTTTTCACGAGTAAACAAGATAAACCCCCTAAATTTAACATTAGTGGGGGCGATGACGAGGGCAGGTATTGTTGATTGATGAGAGGTGACACCAGATCAGAGCCCCACTAGCATATTAATGCGCAGAGAAGTAGCGGCAATGCGATGGTGAAGTCACAATAAACAGTACAAAAATCAGCTTTCTCAATAACCTTGTTCCAAGTTACAGCTTCAGATAAGGTAGCCCCCGATAGCCCACCATAGTATGGTGGATCTATAGTTATTTGAACTACGTAATCAAAAGGTTTATCAGCCACTAATGCTGATTGTAGGGCAAAGTTCTTCGGAGTACCACCACCAACGATCATCAACCCAGTTTTACTGTTCCTCCTCTTAGCGTCAAACTGTAGACCTACTAAGTAACTTAGGTCTAAATTCTCCATCACTCTTAATTTACGAGTTTGAGTCATGCTCCATACTTGTACCCCCAATATAGAATCATAAAATGCTGGAACTATGACCTTACAGTCGTGCTTAGCTGCAGTTCTCACAAGACTTCTTTCATCTTCTATCCTAAAACCTATTTCCTTTAAAAACTCGTATGTCGAGTACGTTCTATCCTCCATCTCGCTCAAGATATTTCTGAGACCCTTCTCCATAATTTCGAAGTCCTTAACCTTAACCACGACGTTATAGATCCTGCACAACCCTCTCTTCTTTAATGATACTTCTTCATCAATATTGCATACTACATCATTAACTCTATAATGTCTACCGCCGAAGGCCTCAAGTAGATCATGAGTCACATTAGCACCAGTCGTTACTATAATGTTAAACAACCTCCTAATCACTGCATTACACAGTAACCCCCTTAAACCAGCTGGTACAGCAGCTCCTGCTAAGGCTAGGATCTTGAGCTCACATTCAGACTGAATCTTCTCTAGAATTTCAAGCGCTTCTCCAAGTCTTCTAGCATTAAAAGCAGTCTTAGACATGCCCTTAATAAGCTCTCTAACTTGACCTGTTAAATTCAAATCCTCCACAAATCCTACGATCTCTTTCATAAAGCCCACCCCCACATAGATGCTGTCTTAGACTAAAAGAGTCTAATCTATTAATCTACAAATCGATTCGACATCTAGTATAGTGAATCAAAACGGTGACAAAGTCAAGCGCGCGTGAAAGTGAAGAGATAAGCGTAAGCAGCCTCGTTTTCATTAATGATGTACATTGAAAATTTCAGTCATTAATTTTGTTAAGGTCGAAAGCTCATCAGTAATTGATTTTCAAGACTTGGCTTAATAAGCTTCTCGATGGCGAAGAAATTTTTTAAGCTCTGTCACTGCAGCAAGACATAGGCGATGAAGAGTACCAATCCGAGTGATCGATGATCTAACCATCTCACACTGAGCCAAAAATAAAAGATAGAGTTCTGAAGGCTCATTGAGTTTTTATTCTTTTTATGAAATCCTCTACCGGTATAGCTGGCATGCTGATAATGCGCACTGTGCCTCTCGATCCTAGTTCAACAGATATCCTTGCTATTGTTTCATTATCTGGAGCTTCTACTATATTAACAAAGTCGTATGGTCCCAAAACAGCATATTGTTGAAGGACTTTAGCGCCAAATGCTTCTACCTCTTTATTTACCTCCAAAATTCGTTCGGGTCTCCGTTTTACAGTCTTCCTACCTTCAGATGTCAGGATAGATAGAAGAACGTAGATCCCCATAGGTCCTCATAATATACTGTGAGTTTACGCTATATAGCGTTAACCTAAGTCAATCTACGTAACGTCAAAAAGTAATCTATTGGTGATATTCAAGCGAAGCTCGTGCCATGTAGGGTAATTCATAGCCATAAGCACTTACGTTAATGTTGAGTACTGCTCGGATCCTTAGGTTGTGATTACTTTTAATTAACTTTTTAGAGACTCTCATTTTAAACTATGATACTGCGCTTAAATCATTAAATTACGTTTACAAGATAGATGTGATGTGACTTAATGAAGTCACATAATCCAATCCCCTGCTAGCCTTCTAACGTACCCTGCAAATTAATGGCCATTCAACGTCACATAGTACGAGAATTCGCCTATGTAAAGTCTAGGCAGTCACAAGCCCAGATTGAAAATAACGTCTACTTGAAGAATAGGTTTCAAAGCAGCTTTATTGCTGAGCTTAATTAAGGAATGTGTAATTTTTAACGAATTGGCTAAAAGATTTAGTAAAGCTTATAACTTTTATGGTGCTATGCCTACATAATTACGATAGAGTGGAAGTGTGCCATCCTCACATCACTTTTCCCTCGTCCTTCTCTCTATCCCTGCCACTTCATATATCCCTCTTAGCACTGCATCAACCTCATGTAGCTTAGGTAAGAAATTCATCGACCTCGCATAGGCCATGAACGTTAAGTAAACGACATTATCGTCCTCACTGATGTCAATATTAAGTTTACCATCATCTTGACTGACTTTTTCCTCAATACTTTTGAATCGATTTGTATCCACAATTTCCATGGCTGCTTTCTTTAGTCTTCTTAAAGCCTCACTTGCTCTTTTCTTAGAATTAAAACTTAAAGTTGAGACAGCGTCGAGATATAGACCGTCATGCTGGATCTGCAACATGAAGTAGTCTATGTTTGAATTTTCCACGTCCCTTGTGGTGAATTCAAGATACACACCTCTATATGCTCCAGGTTCATCCTCTACAAGCTTAATGTCACTGAGAACGTATTTCCCATCACTTTCAAGGTCATCCAGTAAATGTTTAGCAATATGATGTACCATGGCTCCAACACCAATAGCGTAACCTAAAACCTGACTTAAACTGGTCAGATTGCTTGACTGCGCTTTAACATTATAGAATCTTTTAATACTCCTAAGTTCCTCCTTAAATTGATACACTTCGTGTAAGACACTTTCAGCAATATCTTCCACTTTTACACCATCCTTCTTAGCAACCATCGAAATCCAATTATAGACCTTCTTAGGCACCATCAACATCATCTTAGCAACATCACTCTTATCTTCCAAGAATTTCAGATCCTCCCTAGACACGCTTATCTTGCAAACTTTTAACGATTACCGTGCTTAACTAAATCGTTAGGCTTTTCAAGGCGACTTTAAAGTTGAATAGTAATCAGTCAATGAGCGTGGTGGATGTACAACCATAGCAATAGCACCCTTTAAAACCACGTCTTCACCTAGACGCGTTACCTCTATTATGGGCATTCTATTTGTGACAAAGCTGTTTATGTGCCTCATAATTGACCTGATGAATAGCTCCCTATTGTTTAAGGCTATGGCACCACCTAAAATGACAATCTCAGGGTCGTAACAGTTTATTACTGAGGCTATTCCGGCTGCATTCAGCCTTCCTATATCATCTTCAACCAATCTTATGGCGATCTGATCACCTAGCCCTGCACACTCGTAGAGAGCTTCAGGTGTTATAAGACCTTCATCATAATACTTGCTCAGCATGCTCCTCTTAATCTCATCTCTATACTTACTCTCTAACATCTTCCTTGCAAAGAGTGGAATGTTCATACCTGAGCAATATGCCTCCCAATGCCCATAACCCCCACATTTACATTGCATCATTCCAAAGCTATCAATTACTATGTGTCCAGCTTCATGCGCATTCCCATCCTTACCTAGTAAGAGATGATCGTCGACTATAACTCCCACTCCTATGCCACTACTGAAGGTTACATAGACCAAGTTTCTGAATTTCCTACCAATACCATAAAGTTTCTCAGCCCAAACCGCTGCGACAGCATCATTAATTAAGAGGACTTCAACATTAAATCTCTTCTTTAAAGCGTCAACTATCATGACATTCTTAAAGGGCGCATTTGGAGGATTAAGGATCATTCCTTTCTTTAAGTCAAGTGGCCCAATAGATGCGATACCAATGCCCATGATATCTCTCACTATACTTGGAAAATTTTCTTCAATGCTATTAGCTATGAAACCTACAACATCCTCCATGGCATCAACTGTTTTATAGACTTTCTTAGTGTATAGGTTTCCTTCAACATCACTTAGGCCTATCCTGATCTTTGTGGCACCTATGTCGATCCCTAAAACAAACCTCTCATCCATAGCAAGTCAATAAAATGAATATAACGCTTTAAACCCTTCTAATATTAATAGACCAGATGCAGTAAAACGCGAACACCAATACCTTTTTATAGTTCCTCCCTCCCCCTCAAGAGGGAGGTTATTTGAAGAAAATCTCGATATCTGAAATTAGAGATGGCATGAAGGGCTTAGTAATTGAAGGTGTCGTCACAGAAAAAAGCAAACCGAAAATAGTTCAAACTCGTTATGGTCCTGTATTACTAGCTTACGCCATAATTAACGATGGAACTGGTCAAATAAGATTAAACCTATGGAGAGATCAAGTGGATTTGATTGATGTGGGCTTTAGGGTAAGAGTTGAAAATGCCTTCTCAAAGGAGTTTAAGGGATCAGTTGAACTTAACGTAGGGAGTAATGGCAAGATAATAGTACTAGAGGGTATGAAGACCCTAAACTAGCAGACTTCATAGCTCTAGAGTTCATGATGCCTTAACGTTTGTTAAGTATGGGACAGCATCATTGATGCTGCCTCCCCCGGAGGCAGATAATCACGTATTTCTCCTTCGAAACAAGTTTAAGAAGACATCACTGTACACTTTCCATCTTAAAATACCAAACTCTTCATCAGCCCAAGTAAACCCCTCTTCATGAAGCGTGCAGGGAAAATCATCACATTGAAAACAGCACTTTAACTTCCTATCTAGGCAGCATTTGGCGATCTTACAGGTAGCAGCATGAGCATCACATCCACCGCACTTGTCTTGCACATAAGCTCTACATAAACTACATACTATACCGCAATACGAATGAAGTACACCATTAATTCTCGGCATTACGATCTCCAACTAGATAATGTTATTAGCACAGTATTAAGTATTTAAAGGGCTAGCATGCTAGTGACGTGTGCTCTGAGAGCCATAATGAAGGCTAATATTAAACTGCTAAGCTTTCAGCCTTTTAATGAACCCTATTAGAGTTTTTCTTCAAGTAATGATGAGAGATCAAAGCATTTACATAAAGCTAAAATATGCGGAACACCACCCTCTATGGTGTAGTGAATGATGAATTAGCCCTCCTGATAAAAGATGATGAACACCGATCTCACTGAGCTTAAAGCAAACTCCCTTAATCCATGTTGAGGTGATGCTATAGATGAAAATTTCGATAGGTAAACTTCCTCCCAATTTTCTTGAGGCCATGGTTTTCCCTAGGATAGGAATTAAGGATCATAGAGTACTTGTTGGTCCCAGTGTAGGAGAAGATGCTGCTATAGTAGACGTAGGTAATGGCAGCGTCCTCGTAGCACATGTGGATCCCATAACAGAAGCAATAGAGAGAGTTGGTTGGTTAAGTGTCCATATAGCAAGCAATGATGTTGCCGTTAGGGGCGTGAAGCCAGAGTGGTTCTTGTCAGTAATTCTATTGCCACCTACATCAACGCTTGATTCTCTTGATTTAATAACAAAGCAAATTGACGATGCACTTAGAGAGGTTAGTGGAACCATTATTGGAGGCCATACAGAGGTCTCGCCAGGACTTGAGAAACCAGTAGTGATCATGACAGCTATGGGAATAGGATCAAGAGACGACATCGTTCTAACCAGAGGTGCCAAGCCAGGAGACTATGTAATTGTAACTAAAGCTGTAGGTCTCGAAGGGACAGCGATAATAGCAAGTGACTTTAAAAGCAAGCTACTAGGTCTTGGTGTACAACAGAGCACAATAAGTGAAGCCATTAGTTACTTTAAAGAAGTAAGTGTGTTAAAGGAGGCACTGGCTTTATCAAAGATGAAGTCTGTATCATCAATGCATGATCCAACAGAGGGAGGGTTACTAAACGGATTAATAGAAGTGGCAAGAGCATCTAAGTGCATCATTGAAGTGTATGAAAAAAATGTACCGATTAGAGAAGCAACGAAAGTCATATGTGACACCTTAAGTTTGGATCCCCTTAAGCTAATAAGTAGCGGTTCCCTCATAGCAATGGTTAAGCCTAACTACATCGATAAAGCCATGAATGTCCTAAGGGATTTGGGCATAGACTTTTCAGTAATAGGTAGAGTCATTAGTGGGGGAGGACCTAAAGTGCTTCTCCATAGGGCCGATGGAATGGTTGAAGAGTTCTCCGATTATGTGCAGGATGAAATAAGTAAGCTGTGGGTTAACTCTAAAGGCAACATCAATGTTCTCACCTTGTAAGGCCATGAGGTCTCTAGTGAATTGATTGTGGAGTCTAAGGATTAGTTTCAGTAAATTTATTGAGGGAGATCGAGAAGAGAGCTTGCAATATGTGGGTTAGATGCTAGATGACATCGAGGACTAAACAATGCAATGGATCTTAAGGTTCAATCGCAGACCATGATCTGAAAATCTAAGAACTTTTAGGTTGAAAAGGATCTCATCGAACTTCGTCCCCGCCTAGGAATCATGAGCGTAGCCCATAAGTCTTAATTGGTCTTAAGATTGAAGTTAACCTACGTAAACAAGTGGGCAGATGCTAAATGCAGGGGTATGTTGGAGAGACTGTAACCTCCTTATATCCCTATGATCGGGGGCTAATCATAGAGTACATATGAGCTTTAGCTGCTTGTCTCTTAGGGGACCGGCAGTATCGTGATCAGAAAGTGCTTTATGAGTTATTTCAAAGATTGAAGTGTGCACAAAAATAAGAGCAACACAGCAAGACTTAGAGTTCAACAGTAAGTGTGGAGTCTCACATGAAGGACGATGCCGTGAAGAAGCTCAGTGTAGAGGATGTAGAGAAGGATCCAAGGTTATGGTTTAAGCCATACTGCAAGGTCTGCGGCCTTCTTTTCAATGATTATAATGAGTACATAAAGCATTGCTTTGAAACACATTGGCGCTCAAAATCTACATGATATACTTCACTAAGTTGTGACGCTTAATTAACTCTAGACGTAGCAGCTTTCATCATCACCCTCAGCACTTTCAGCATGCTAACCATAAAACTTTGATAGCGTCTAATCCAATACGTCCATTCACCTCAAGTAGGTGATAGCTGTTGAACTTTGTAAAGGAGCCCTGCAATGAGCTAATGGAAAACGGTGCTTTTAATTTACACAACAATACTTAAATGGTATGAGTGATAGCCATGGACGAAGCCATTGACCTAGTCGTCCAAACAATCGTAGCTTCAAAAAGAATTGTGGCCTTAACTGGAGCTGGGATATCGACGGAGAGTGGAGTACCAGACTTCAGGGGACCTCAAGGATTATGGAAGCAGGTTGATCCTAGAATCAGTACAATAGAGTTTTTTAGGGAACATCCAGATGAGTTTTGGCGTTTCCAACTTAATAGGATAAAGAAGATAATGGAAGTTCAACCAAATAAGGGTCACTACGCACTAGCTGAACTTGAAAAGATGGGCAAGTTAAGTGCGATCATAACGCAAAATGTTGATGGTCTACACTCTAAAGCAGGGTCGAAGAACGTTATAGAATTGCACGGTAATATTAGGATAGCTAAGTGTGTAAAGTGCAATAAAGTAGTGCCCATTGAAGAGGCTTTAAAGATAATTGATGAGGGAATCTTTCCCCCTACGTGTCGAAGCTGTGGAGGTCTTTTTAAAACAGGGACCGTGCTCTTTAATGAGCCCATACCAGAGGAAGCCCTTGCAAAAGCTTACATAGAGAGTGAGAACTGTGACCTTATGATAGTTATAGGTACATCACTACGAGTATACCCAGCGGCATACCTACCCATAGTAGCTAAGCGTAGAGGGGCTAAAGTGATCATAATAAACATGGAGCCGACACCATTAGATGAAGTGGCAGACATTGTCATACACAATAAAGCTGGAGATGTTCTAACGGCAATAGTTAAGAAATTAAGAGAGAAGGTGGGAGCGAGAGATTCGATGACTAAGTGCTAGGCCTGTCGCCCTGCTCAACAATGCCGCACAGTGCTCGTACAAGTTGATGAGAAGAGACGCCTGACATAAGTTAGAAAGGACGTCATTATTGTAATCTAAACCCCTCTCAGGCCATCGCTAT includes:
- a CDS encoding site-2 protease family protein, with the translated sequence MKKFPVEIDDLVRHHFTVIDWKIQYGVLTYTVGDENTKHNYLNLYSKLAEKGYVPILRWEGDKRVLRVIVKPPQRKHKLLWNILLFLVTITTVTFAGYLFTSSGLYEVLDPSFPLYRNLHLLAYVASIFFVLGAHELGHKFACFYHKVKSTPPYFIPGPPEIGGSLGAVMIQETPILNRDQLFDLGLFGPLLGFTASIIVTLLGLSLSYVVPHDVAATMLEQGQISVLPTEPLLFTLIRDSVALYLKVPADQGILLHPIAFAGWVGMLITFLNTLPVGQLDGGHVTRALFGSSKHAKISLVAVVIMLITGFIVMAMISLLIFFRGHPGPLDDVSPPSRSRRVTFFLLPLICGLCFTSITFKVL
- a CDS encoding tRNA (adenine-N1)-methyltransferase — translated: MALIKQEDEVREGSEILLHLDKRRNYLVRVERERKLHTHKGYVNLSSLIGLRYGSKIKSSIGVEFVVLQPTLWDYVLKVARRTQVMYPKDIAIMIFKLGLRPGMKVVEAGTGSGALTCALAFFVKPGIVYSYEINPSFQEVARKNLERAGLLDYVSLKLKDITQGIDEEDIDAVVLDMATPWLVVPHAYKALKGGGHFACFSPTINQVEKTFTELKRHGFIDIRVYELLLREIKVEEGAIRPEMRMIGHTGYIMFARKSLGKEVNE
- a CDS encoding DUF3795 domain-containing protein, which encodes MPRINGVLHSYCGIVCSLCRAYVQDKCGGCDAHAATCKIAKCCLDRKLKCCFQCDDFPCTLHEEGFTWADEEFGILRWKVYSDVFLNLFRRRNT
- a CDS encoding orotidine 5'-phosphate decarboxylase; translation: MVKGNFVSAVERAAIQNKSRIVLALDIKGSDALNRAERILRDVSSYVCCVKLNKHLILPFGLQRVKAIVELSHELGLPIIADCKLCDIGSTNEVEAELYFEAGFDAITVMPLPGWAEGLEGVFHLAKERGKGILAVVYMSHRGASEFFDVIMYDDELMIFDKLYRVFLRRSLRWHADGFIVGATKPDIIAQLKKEAANRPIFSPGVIAQGGSIVDALRAGASYIIVGRAICESSSPIDKAKELRNLIATSMQYL
- a CDS encoding signal peptidase I gives rise to the protein MKRRRELVLIIVIIVAIFALNEGIKIVTGSNVPLAIVDGRSMIPTFHEGDVVLVVGVKPSDIRVGDIIVYKVSDKLIIHRVIEISINDGKYFFRTKGDNNPVPDLNLVSEDQVVGRVFGVILPRIGVLISKFLLPYKYIVVALLIALIIIIILWPQRKDVKIEAKGHV
- a CDS encoding OB-fold nucleic acid binding domain-containing protein, coding for MKKISISEIRDGMKGLVIEGVVTEKSKPKIVQTRYGPVLLAYAIINDGTGQIRLNLWRDQVDLIDVGFRVRVENAFSKEFKGSVELNVGSNGKIIVLEGMKTLN
- a CDS encoding ROK family protein; translation: MDERFVLGIDIGATKIRIGLSDVEGNLYTKKVYKTVDAMEDVVGFIANSIEENFPSIVRDIMGIGIASIGPLDLKKGMILNPPNAPFKNVMIVDALKKRFNVEVLLINDAVAAVWAEKLYGIGRKFRNLVYVTFSSGIGVGVIVDDHLLLGKDGNAHEAGHIVIDSFGMMQCKCGGYGHWEAYCSGMNIPLFARKMLESKYRDEIKRSMLSKYYDEGLITPEALYECAGLGDQIAIRLVEDDIGRLNAAGIASVINCYDPEIVILGGAIALNNRELFIRSIMRHINSFVTNRMPIIEVTRLGEDVVLKGAIAMVVHPPRSLTDYYSTLKSP
- the pyrE gene encoding orotate phosphoribosyltransferase, whose protein sequence is MISLKSQVIEEMIRCKAIIFNDVKLKSGRTSPYFFNVAKMFNPHSLNVLGEAYAKTIAELVDLKEFEGLFGPSYKGIPLAVTTSLKIKQLYGEDKPIVYNRKELKEYGVKGDELFIGSLEKGSRLIIVDDVLTTGLTKLQVKGLLEDFGFKVIGVVVLLDRNELEDGVPASDIIKQHGLQYRAIVDAVELFQVIWLRRRELKIGEVIFGKLKEYYNSYGSKKLLFSVKNS
- a CDS encoding TATA-box-binding protein; amino-acid sequence: MTKPKYKIENVVASVTLNQTIDLNAIAGAVFKAEYNPDQFPGLVYRLDRPKTATLIFSSGKMVCTGGKSEKDVYRTVRKIIQELKAHKIVIIGEPKIQIQNIVASANLNAEINLEKAAFLLENAMYEPEQFPGLIYRMEDEGVVLLLFSSGKMVVTGAKKEEDVRRAVNKIYEKLKALGVLYTKE
- a CDS encoding deoxyhypusine synthase family protein, which translates into the protein MKEIVGFVEDLNLTGQVRELIKGMSKTAFNARRLGEALEILEKIQSECELKILALAGAAVPAGLRGLLCNAVIRRLFNIIVTTGANVTHDLLEAFGGRHYRVNDVVCNIDEEVSLKKRGLCRIYNVVVKVKDFEIMEKGLRNILSEMEDRTYSTYEFLKEIGFRIEDERSLVRTAAKHDCKVIVPAFYDSILGVQVWSMTQTRKLRVMENLDLSYLVGLQFDAKRRNSKTGLMIVGGGTPKNFALQSALVADKPFDYVVQITIDPPYYGGLSGATLSEAVTWNKVIEKADFCTVYCDFTIALPLLLCALIC
- a CDS encoding GYD domain-containing protein, encoding MGIYVLLSILTSEGRKTVKRRPERILEVNKEVEAFGAKVLQQYAVLGPYDFVNIVEAPDNETIARISVELGSRGTVRIISMPAIPVEDFIKRIKTQ